A genomic segment from Polyangium mundeleinium encodes:
- a CDS encoding polysaccharide biosynthesis/export family protein — MRRRDLLATLALGAVLVACGGRPRPADLPAPVSNETVGAGDVFEMRIVREDNLPTAFTVAPDGTVDLPYIKRLKVAGLEPQQIAEAVRTRLIADEILTDPIVSVSVKEYNSKRVEVLGEVQRAGSLRFEPGMTLLRAISLAGGFNQMAARDRVTIRRQVGDKTRVVTVSVEDIIDNTIPNVPLQAGDSINIPQRVW; from the coding sequence ATGCGGAGGCGCGACCTCCTCGCGACGCTCGCGCTCGGCGCTGTGCTCGTCGCCTGCGGCGGGCGTCCGCGCCCCGCGGATCTGCCCGCCCCCGTGAGCAACGAGACCGTGGGCGCGGGCGACGTGTTCGAGATGCGCATCGTGCGCGAGGACAACCTGCCCACGGCGTTCACCGTCGCGCCCGACGGCACCGTCGATCTGCCCTACATCAAGCGCCTCAAGGTCGCGGGGCTCGAGCCGCAGCAGATCGCCGAGGCCGTGCGCACGCGGCTCATCGCGGACGAGATCCTGACCGACCCGATCGTGAGCGTGAGCGTGAAGGAGTACAACTCCAAGCGCGTCGAGGTGCTCGGCGAGGTGCAGCGCGCGGGCTCGCTCCGCTTCGAGCCCGGCATGACGCTGCTCCGCGCGATCTCGCTCGCAGGCGGCTTCAACCAGATGGCCGCCCGCGACAGGGTCACGATCCGCCGTCAAGTCGGCGACAAGACCCGCGTCGTTACCGTGAGCGTCGAGGACATCATCGACAACACGATCCCCAACGTCCCGCTCCAGGCGGGCGACTCGATCAACATTCCACAGCGCGTGTGGTGA
- a CDS encoding tetratricopeptide repeat protein: MKLFLRLGATLRRAELRPQTPAIPPALVVLACAFVPLLAASCEETTSQKPQTPPQPSAAYPNGPNGMNPWGQPAPIVGMSPTPSLTPSAPPTLTTPPPTPPPAPLPPAASGPYQQGMAAFAAGDLTAAKGLFQQVIQADARAPHAHYSLGAVQERLREPDAAASYQKALSITPDYEPAIIAYAMLLARKGNLGEAERLLTEKRAIMPRSAAVTATLAEVKSLQKDTGSAQRLAQEALKINPDYRPAMVVIARDHYRNRRLDLALYALQAILDGFGADNPPRDKENPEALLLRGLILREQSQRAGAMDNFRRAVQRRPDLVEARVQLASMLLEAGNGQEALPLLEGAVRYDGDNLPAHLALGDTYRLLGRYGDAKREFEWVLARDASMPQVHYDLGLLYLFAPSVPGMSAKQQVAEAIVELKKYQELRRKGERDDSEELLQRAKLKEGELAAAAAAEAPAPVAPLPSTPSTEDAGAPDAAAPPPSPPPASSAAPPPAPSDSSAAPAPPPAAPAPPPEPPPAAPAPAPTPTSTIVAPFSTPPPGI, translated from the coding sequence ATGAAACTCTTCCTACGCTTGGGGGCTACACTCCGACGAGCGGAGCTACGCCCCCAAACCCCCGCGATCCCCCCGGCCCTCGTCGTGCTCGCGTGCGCGTTCGTGCCGCTCCTCGCGGCCTCCTGCGAGGAGACGACCTCGCAGAAGCCGCAGACGCCGCCGCAACCTTCAGCCGCGTACCCGAATGGCCCGAACGGGATGAACCCGTGGGGGCAGCCCGCGCCGATCGTGGGCATGAGCCCCACGCCGAGCCTCACGCCGAGCGCGCCGCCGACGCTCACGACCCCGCCGCCGACGCCCCCGCCCGCGCCGCTCCCGCCCGCCGCGTCCGGGCCTTACCAGCAAGGCATGGCCGCGTTTGCCGCGGGGGATCTCACGGCGGCGAAGGGCCTCTTCCAGCAGGTCATCCAGGCCGACGCGCGCGCCCCCCACGCGCACTACTCGCTCGGCGCCGTGCAGGAGCGCCTGCGCGAGCCCGACGCTGCGGCGAGCTACCAGAAGGCGCTCTCCATCACGCCCGACTACGAGCCCGCGATCATCGCCTACGCGATGCTGCTCGCGCGGAAGGGCAACCTCGGCGAGGCCGAACGTCTGCTCACGGAAAAGCGCGCCATCATGCCGCGATCGGCGGCCGTCACGGCCACGCTCGCCGAGGTAAAGAGCCTGCAGAAGGACACCGGATCGGCGCAACGCCTCGCCCAGGAGGCGCTCAAGATCAACCCGGATTACCGGCCCGCGATGGTCGTGATCGCCCGCGATCATTACCGCAACCGCAGGCTCGATCTCGCGCTCTACGCGCTGCAGGCGATCCTCGACGGGTTCGGCGCGGACAACCCTCCGCGCGACAAGGAGAACCCCGAGGCGCTGCTCTTGCGGGGCCTCATCCTGCGCGAGCAATCCCAGCGCGCGGGCGCCATGGACAACTTCCGCCGCGCCGTGCAACGCAGGCCTGATCTCGTCGAGGCGCGTGTGCAGCTTGCCTCGATGCTGCTCGAAGCCGGCAACGGTCAGGAGGCGCTCCCGCTCCTCGAAGGCGCGGTCCGCTACGACGGCGACAACCTCCCCGCGCACCTCGCGCTCGGCGACACGTACCGCTTGCTCGGCCGGTACGGCGACGCGAAGCGCGAGTTCGAGTGGGTGCTCGCGCGAGACGCATCGATGCCGCAGGTCCACTACGACCTCGGCCTCTTGTACCTCTTCGCGCCGAGCGTCCCCGGCATGTCGGCCAAGCAGCAGGTCGCCGAGGCGATCGTCGAGCTGAAGAAGTACCAGGAGCTCCGGCGCAAAGGAGAGCGCGACGACTCCGAGGAGCTCCTGCAGCGCGCGAAGCTCAAGGAAGGCGAGCTCGCCGCCGCGGCCGCTGCCGAGGCGCCCGCGCCCGTCGCACCCCTCCCGAGCACGCCGAGCACCGAGGATGCCGGCGCCCCGGACGCCGCTGCGCCCCCGCCGAGCCCGCCGCCCGCGAGCTCCGCGGCCCCGCCGCCTGCGCCTTCGGACAGCTCCGCCGCGCCTGCGCCGCCGCCCGCCGCGCCTGCGCCCCCGCCCGAGCCGCCGCCCGCCGCGCCTGCGCCTGCGCCCACGCCGACCAGCACCATCGTCGCGCCGTTCTCCACACCACCCCCGGGCATCTAG
- a CDS encoding tetratricopeptide repeat protein, with protein sequence MKSTRGSRTRKALLAGLLAACATLVPSFAHAIDAEQAITTATQQITIAGNGLRAIEDAIQKSKGRERTPAQRIADAVLLVGSRDWDRAATLLNEIIEKYPDHPTAYPDALSLLGETYFQSRQYLSARRVYFKITERVQEPRFLTYQGKALERLVDIALRTKDYRHLDDVFAAMNRLPPAAVTSGISYARGKGLVVKKDWAGAKAALASVDLKSEYAHQAGYLLGVVAVKEATPPPVPLAEGEVPPRAPRSRYVAAIDQFRKVTQLAPDSKDHERVIDMAWLAIGRLFYESDQWAQAVDAYNHIDRSSPEFGTMLYELGWVYVRLGDVERAQRALEVLSVADPNSQNIADGSLLRADLMLRAGQFEKSLKVYEGVRANYDPMRARVDAFLGATSDPAVYYDKLSQEQLDVLDSSSGLPTLAIQWARDAEDGPAAFAVIEGIAQCRELIQQSNDLIEKLNAVVASTNRVRAFPELKAGEEKALGLINRVGIARLSIGQGMDEVESSSLSGEIGQVRARRRSLEKRLGMIPVNDGDFQEREGQALKQWNGASQSVQRMTLEVDSLQAQVNGLRRMLREAPQAGVVRDPAAVARFEQELAAHERDLVAYRKHITDLRKLVGAGKMQVGFGDQRFIEDAQVRQAYREAIVREVQLAMAGQGGASLAAYAKRVAPLLQKGDETDAKVFAALSELEREVARRTTDVRAILARETAAVVGYEVELERLDKEARGVVGEVAMRNFGLVRDRLRSIVLRADVGITEEAWEVREEQMTRVRSLRVERAREEKLLREELDEVLDDSAAPGTEGK encoded by the coding sequence ATGAAGAGCACACGCGGTTCCCGCACGCGGAAGGCGCTCCTCGCGGGCCTCCTCGCGGCCTGCGCCACGCTCGTGCCGAGCTTCGCGCACGCGATTGACGCCGAGCAGGCGATCACCACCGCCACGCAGCAGATCACGATCGCCGGGAACGGCCTGCGCGCGATCGAGGACGCGATCCAGAAGTCGAAGGGCCGCGAGCGCACGCCGGCGCAGCGCATCGCCGACGCCGTGCTCCTCGTGGGATCGAGGGACTGGGATCGCGCGGCGACGCTGCTGAACGAGATCATCGAGAAATACCCCGATCACCCGACCGCGTACCCCGACGCGCTTTCGCTCCTCGGCGAGACGTACTTCCAGTCTCGGCAGTATCTCTCGGCGCGGCGCGTCTACTTCAAGATCACCGAGCGCGTGCAAGAGCCGCGCTTCTTGACCTACCAGGGCAAGGCGCTCGAGCGGCTCGTCGACATCGCGCTGCGGACGAAGGACTACCGGCACCTCGACGACGTCTTCGCCGCGATGAACCGCCTCCCGCCCGCGGCCGTGACGAGCGGAATTTCGTATGCACGCGGCAAAGGCCTCGTCGTGAAGAAGGACTGGGCGGGCGCGAAGGCGGCGCTCGCGTCGGTCGATCTGAAGAGCGAGTACGCGCATCAAGCCGGCTACCTGCTCGGTGTCGTGGCCGTGAAGGAGGCGACGCCGCCGCCGGTTCCGCTCGCCGAGGGCGAGGTGCCGCCGCGCGCGCCGCGGAGCCGCTACGTCGCGGCGATCGATCAATTCCGCAAGGTCACGCAGCTCGCTCCCGACTCGAAGGATCACGAGCGGGTGATCGACATGGCGTGGCTCGCGATCGGGCGACTCTTCTACGAGTCGGATCAGTGGGCGCAGGCCGTGGATGCGTACAACCACATCGACCGATCGTCACCGGAGTTCGGGACGATGCTCTACGAGCTCGGCTGGGTGTACGTCCGGCTCGGCGACGTCGAACGCGCGCAACGGGCCCTCGAGGTCCTCTCCGTTGCCGACCCGAATAGCCAGAACATCGCGGACGGCTCGTTGCTTCGCGCGGACCTCATGCTTCGCGCGGGCCAGTTCGAAAAGTCGCTCAAGGTCTACGAGGGCGTCCGCGCGAACTACGATCCGATGCGCGCGCGTGTCGACGCGTTCCTCGGCGCGACCAGCGATCCAGCCGTCTACTACGACAAGCTGAGCCAGGAGCAGCTCGACGTCCTCGACTCGAGCTCCGGCCTGCCCACGCTGGCGATCCAGTGGGCGCGCGACGCGGAGGACGGCCCTGCCGCGTTCGCCGTGATCGAGGGCATCGCGCAGTGCCGCGAGCTCATCCAGCAATCGAACGATCTCATCGAGAAGCTGAACGCGGTCGTGGCCTCGACGAACCGCGTCCGCGCGTTCCCCGAGCTCAAGGCGGGCGAGGAGAAGGCGCTCGGACTCATCAACCGCGTGGGCATCGCGCGGCTCTCGATCGGGCAGGGGATGGACGAGGTCGAGTCCTCGTCGCTCTCCGGCGAGATCGGGCAGGTACGCGCGCGCCGCCGCTCGCTGGAGAAGCGGCTCGGGATGATCCCCGTCAACGACGGGGACTTCCAAGAGCGCGAGGGGCAGGCGCTCAAGCAGTGGAACGGCGCATCGCAGTCGGTGCAGCGCATGACGCTGGAAGTGGACTCGCTCCAGGCGCAGGTGAACGGCCTGCGGCGCATGTTGCGCGAGGCGCCGCAGGCGGGCGTCGTGCGCGATCCGGCGGCGGTCGCGCGGTTCGAGCAGGAGCTCGCCGCGCACGAGCGTGATCTCGTGGCCTACCGCAAGCACATCACGGATCTGCGCAAGCTCGTGGGCGCCGGCAAGATGCAGGTCGGCTTTGGCGATCAGCGCTTCATCGAGGACGCGCAGGTGCGGCAGGCGTACCGCGAGGCGATCGTGCGGGAGGTCCAGCTCGCGATGGCGGGGCAGGGGGGCGCGTCGCTCGCCGCTTACGCGAAGCGTGTCGCGCCGCTCCTGCAAAAGGGCGACGAGACGGACGCGAAGGTCTTCGCCGCGCTCTCCGAGCTCGAGCGTGAGGTCGCGCGGAGGACGACGGACGTGCGGGCGATCCTGGCGCGCGAGACGGCCGCGGTGGTGGGGTACGAGGTGGAGCTCGAGCGGCTCGACAAGGAGGCGCGCGGCGTCGTGGGCGAGGTGGCCATGCGGAACTTCGGCCTCGTGCGCGACCGGCTGCGGAGCATCGTCCTGCGCGCGGACGTGGGCATCACCGAGGAGGCGTGGGAGGTGCGCGAGGAGCAGATGACCCGCGTGCGCAGCCTGCGCGTCGAGCGAGCGCGCGAGGAGAAGCTCTTGCGGGAGGAGCTCGATGAGGTCCTCGACGACAGCGCCGCGCCCGGGACGGAGGGCAAATGA
- a CDS encoding tetratricopeptide repeat protein produces the protein MLRRSSSRSGRGASSILALLVATCVAGSAASQPQPFPPTAAPTAPTTAPPTAAPTVLPGAMPTAPPGAIPTAPPGAAPPTAAPTASASAPPIPPPTPAFKPRVQAPPPPPPTPEQVAVLAELEKEAVAYEQAARDYRSSITRIIQQHYEERRRRVIAALDREIDVEQKDLKSAREEAIRRLEKFVETYSGRNAHPESTPTAMFRLAALYEERAREDTDLSDDLAIGLRPAIALYKRIIREFPQYKELAGVYYYLGHALNDSARIFEAQQVFRSFVCHDRYPYPVPTDPKDPTRDTVGKLPQDHDRDYWLGWESRHPIPIGEAAKRKAAQPPPKKTNAKGKGKGKEPEPEPEAPAIEDELVFVNPYPDGCKPIPQKVAEGAEPRYLAEVWWLIGDYHFNEIDPGGGPFSLNRAEVAYTRSLQYKKPPVYGVAMYKLAWTYFKQLRYETSVRQFVELLKYTDEQEKLTGDPGTDFRGESYTYIAGALTFLDFTGPAADEPFVPRSDILDLEQDPRIREQKMRIAIDRVQNAALIPQDRKWTVEIYKALAAEFKELNQYRNTIEVSELILKKWPTHRDAPVMQAQIADIYDTLTGQSREGTAERAENAAKALDARTKLANYVGKTPWVEANKDDPEAIQTAERLVRGGLRRAAADHTNAGSALVNAAIQSGEQETRTKLFERALSEYRMAALGWQGVLQEDENAPDAYDSRYWLADANHMVLVIQVAMDRSPTVDEIETARRTAIDVRDSNEDDKHLQPAAFMVVDTAYQALLDQYKLYKRTGGQEGIEQRTGLKIVTENDKQKVAVEELPKVIKDAVAARDEYIQRVPPASDLSTRDPQTNQDQKNSDLYAYQSAEFFFLYGNFAEARRRLEPIYAEQCSKTPFGYLAWEKLTTMANLENDVPRSRALAEAAMTKSCAISEEQKLKETGIAQPTISRGYYVDAAAKFEKAEKMPDGPERVQAWREAAALYRVALEKAPARDEAPEAAMNGAYCYKQVGDYDQAIEMYALFIKEYGSDANLSKLEKGDDASKPPKPADPKRYAERVKYLKQAYDALSAAYVLFFNYRAAAETYDTISRNGRFEKPARREAARGAVLLYANVGERDRMIASRNAFLNLDAPVEQKAEIDYIVASADLKAWDEKGLDEGANKAARVKAMDAMENYYEMNRLTPAATPFLVQAAFHAAKMRKAAGDPKAFEWCRNTIGAFDKFKAFAAMDNKKALGTMQADMAAECAYGVINDKLRQSWDYDAGHHRYAGVIDKVIKTYSDDLKKAGDTHFNDLQSVIKTYESRALSVAAFARQGSLYDSCRTGLYNTRPPGLKLYTDREEKLLKLAETSDREDLQETADAIRQKRREQWREARERLLNDADRAMIKFYVQAVVYARAWNVRNPEVDHAIQRLAFFTDILGDAKIRDMSQGIIDPETGQPFQYQDGMFLRTRPGMAPALQPDGLPAPLPVTLP, from the coding sequence GTGCTTCGTCGTTCCTCGTCGCGGTCGGGACGCGGCGCGTCGTCGATCCTCGCGCTCCTCGTCGCGACGTGCGTCGCGGGCAGCGCTGCGTCGCAGCCGCAGCCCTTTCCGCCGACAGCAGCGCCCACGGCGCCGACGACCGCACCACCGACGGCAGCGCCCACGGTACTGCCGGGCGCGATGCCCACGGCGCCTCCGGGCGCGATCCCAACGGCGCCCCCGGGCGCAGCACCTCCGACCGCAGCTCCGACGGCGTCCGCGAGCGCGCCGCCCATCCCGCCGCCCACGCCCGCGTTCAAGCCGCGCGTGCAGGCGCCTCCGCCGCCGCCTCCCACGCCCGAGCAGGTCGCGGTGCTCGCGGAGCTCGAGAAAGAGGCCGTAGCGTACGAGCAGGCCGCGCGCGATTACCGCTCGTCGATCACGCGGATCATCCAGCAGCACTACGAAGAGCGCAGGCGTCGTGTCATCGCCGCCCTCGATCGCGAGATCGACGTCGAGCAGAAGGACCTGAAGTCGGCGCGCGAGGAGGCGATCCGCCGCCTCGAAAAGTTCGTCGAGACGTACAGCGGCAGGAACGCGCACCCCGAGAGCACGCCCACGGCGATGTTCCGCCTCGCGGCGCTCTACGAGGAGCGCGCCCGCGAGGACACCGATCTCTCCGACGATCTCGCGATCGGCCTCCGGCCCGCGATCGCCCTCTACAAGCGCATCATCCGCGAGTTCCCGCAGTACAAGGAGCTCGCCGGCGTCTACTACTACCTCGGCCACGCGCTGAACGATTCGGCGCGGATCTTCGAGGCGCAGCAGGTCTTCCGATCGTTCGTCTGCCACGACCGCTACCCGTACCCCGTTCCTACGGATCCGAAGGATCCGACGCGGGACACGGTCGGCAAGCTCCCGCAGGATCACGATCGCGACTACTGGCTCGGCTGGGAGTCACGGCACCCGATCCCCATCGGCGAGGCCGCGAAACGCAAGGCCGCGCAGCCGCCGCCCAAGAAGACGAACGCCAAGGGCAAGGGGAAGGGGAAGGAGCCGGAGCCCGAGCCGGAAGCGCCGGCGATCGAGGACGAGCTCGTCTTCGTCAACCCGTACCCCGATGGCTGCAAGCCGATCCCGCAGAAAGTCGCGGAGGGCGCGGAGCCGCGGTACCTCGCCGAGGTCTGGTGGCTCATCGGCGACTACCACTTCAACGAGATCGATCCGGGCGGCGGGCCCTTCAGCCTGAACCGCGCCGAGGTCGCATACACGCGATCACTCCAGTACAAGAAGCCGCCCGTCTACGGCGTCGCGATGTACAAGCTCGCGTGGACGTACTTCAAGCAGCTCCGCTACGAGACGAGCGTCCGGCAGTTCGTCGAGCTGCTCAAGTACACCGACGAACAGGAAAAACTCACGGGTGATCCGGGCACGGATTTCCGCGGCGAGTCGTACACGTACATCGCCGGCGCGCTCACGTTCCTCGACTTCACGGGGCCCGCCGCGGATGAGCCCTTCGTCCCGCGCAGCGACATCCTCGACCTCGAGCAGGATCCGCGGATCCGTGAGCAGAAGATGCGGATCGCGATCGACCGCGTGCAGAACGCGGCGCTCATCCCGCAGGATCGCAAGTGGACCGTGGAGATCTACAAAGCGCTCGCGGCCGAGTTCAAGGAGCTGAACCAGTATCGGAACACGATCGAGGTCTCGGAGCTCATCCTCAAGAAGTGGCCCACGCACCGCGACGCGCCGGTCATGCAGGCGCAGATCGCGGACATCTACGACACGCTCACCGGGCAGTCGCGCGAGGGGACGGCCGAGCGCGCGGAGAACGCGGCGAAGGCCCTCGACGCGCGCACGAAGCTCGCGAACTACGTCGGCAAGACGCCGTGGGTCGAGGCGAACAAGGACGATCCGGAGGCCATTCAGACCGCCGAGCGCCTCGTGCGTGGCGGCCTGCGTCGCGCCGCGGCTGATCACACGAACGCGGGCAGCGCGCTCGTGAACGCGGCGATCCAGAGCGGCGAGCAGGAGACGCGCACCAAGCTCTTCGAACGCGCGCTCTCCGAGTACCGCATGGCCGCGCTCGGCTGGCAGGGCGTCCTGCAGGAAGACGAGAACGCGCCCGACGCCTACGACAGCCGCTACTGGCTCGCCGACGCGAACCACATGGTCCTCGTGATCCAGGTGGCGATGGATCGCTCGCCGACAGTCGACGAGATCGAGACCGCGCGGCGCACCGCCATCGACGTCCGCGACTCGAACGAGGACGACAAGCACCTGCAGCCCGCCGCGTTCATGGTCGTCGACACCGCGTACCAAGCGCTGCTCGACCAGTACAAGCTCTACAAGCGCACGGGCGGGCAAGAGGGGATCGAGCAGCGGACGGGGCTCAAGATCGTCACGGAGAACGACAAGCAGAAGGTCGCCGTCGAGGAGCTGCCGAAGGTCATCAAGGACGCAGTCGCGGCGCGCGACGAGTACATCCAGCGCGTGCCTCCGGCGAGTGATCTCTCGACGCGGGATCCGCAGACGAACCAGGACCAGAAGAACAGCGATCTCTACGCCTACCAGTCCGCGGAGTTCTTCTTCCTGTACGGCAACTTCGCCGAGGCGCGACGCAGGCTCGAGCCGATCTACGCCGAGCAGTGCAGCAAGACGCCGTTCGGTTACCTCGCGTGGGAAAAACTCACGACGATGGCGAACCTCGAGAACGACGTGCCGCGCTCGCGCGCGCTCGCCGAGGCCGCGATGACGAAGAGCTGCGCCATCAGCGAGGAGCAGAAGCTCAAGGAGACAGGCATCGCCCAGCCCACGATCTCGCGCGGCTACTACGTCGACGCCGCGGCGAAGTTCGAGAAGGCCGAGAAGATGCCCGACGGGCCGGAGCGCGTGCAGGCGTGGCGCGAGGCGGCGGCGCTTTACCGCGTGGCGCTCGAAAAGGCCCCGGCGCGGGACGAGGCGCCGGAGGCCGCGATGAACGGCGCGTACTGCTACAAGCAGGTCGGCGACTACGACCAGGCCATCGAGATGTATGCGCTCTTCATCAAGGAGTACGGGAGCGATGCAAACCTCTCGAAGCTGGAGAAGGGCGACGATGCCAGCAAGCCCCCGAAGCCCGCGGATCCGAAGCGCTACGCCGAGCGCGTGAAGTACCTGAAGCAGGCCTACGACGCGCTCAGCGCGGCATACGTGCTCTTCTTCAACTACCGCGCCGCGGCCGAGACGTACGACACGATCTCGCGCAACGGCCGCTTCGAGAAACCCGCCCGGCGCGAGGCGGCCCGGGGCGCGGTCCTCCTTTACGCAAACGTGGGCGAGCGCGACCGCATGATCGCCTCACGCAACGCGTTCCTGAACCTCGATGCCCCGGTCGAGCAGAAGGCCGAGATCGACTACATCGTCGCGTCCGCCGACCTCAAGGCGTGGGACGAGAAGGGCCTCGACGAAGGCGCGAACAAGGCCGCGCGCGTCAAGGCCATGGACGCGATGGAGAACTACTACGAGATGAACCGCCTCACGCCGGCGGCCACGCCGTTCCTCGTCCAGGCGGCCTTCCACGCGGCGAAGATGCGCAAGGCGGCCGGGGATCCAAAGGCGTTCGAGTGGTGCCGCAACACCATCGGCGCCTTCGACAAGTTCAAGGCGTTCGCCGCGATGGACAACAAGAAGGCGCTCGGCACGATGCAGGCCGACATGGCCGCCGAGTGCGCGTACGGCGTGATCAACGACAAGCTCCGGCAGTCCTGGGACTACGACGCCGGCCACCATCGCTACGCAGGCGTCATCGACAAGGTCATCAAGACGTACTCCGACGACCTCAAGAAGGCGGGCGACACGCACTTCAACGACCTGCAGTCCGTGATCAAGACGTACGAGTCGCGCGCCCTGTCCGTCGCGGCGTTCGCGCGGCAAGGCTCGCTCTACGACTCGTGCCGCACGGGCCTCTACAACACGCGCCCGCCGGGCCTGAAGCTCTACACCGATCGCGAGGAGAAGCTCCTGAAGCTCGCCGAGACGAGCGATCGCGAGGACTTGCAGGAGACCGCGGACGCCATCCGCCAGAAGCGTCGCGAGCAGTGGCGCGAGGCGCGCGAGCGGCTCCTCAACGATGCCGACCGCGCCATGATCAAGTTCTACGTGCAGGCCGTGGTCTACGCGCGCGCGTGGAACGTGCGAAACCCCGAGGTCGACCACGCGATTCAAAGGCTCGCGTTCTTCACCGACATCCTTGGCGACGCGAAGATCCGCGACATGAGCCAGGGGATCATCGATCCCGAGACGGGACAGCCGTTCCAGTACCAGGACGGCATGTTCCTGCGCACGCGGCCCGGCATGGCGCCCGCGCTGCAGCCCGACGGCCTGCCCGCGCCGCTCCCGGTGACGCTGCCATGA
- a CDS encoding AgmX/PglI C-terminal domain-containing protein produces the protein MTQTTTQTGSGTKPGQMTAVMRAMNQATGPKVLRVGVVQGGKVIEERIIKQRTHVTIGPSEKSMFVTPTKNVPPSFRLFELVGSEYALNFLEGMSGRIALKTGVSDLASLKSQAKKVSIGQVQAFQVPLSDDARGKIVVGDTTFLFQFVAAPPPQPKPQLPASVRGGFVQSIDWTTTIIAAFSFLLHFGAVGTIYSDWMDPLVNDEVDVAQILETVRSLPPPPPVEQPKETNDQPTQASTAAAEAPKPSAGASAAKGAGGKISDTRASAIANELNQLDMQMLGALNAAGNATAGVLDRGDVPLGLLDNAAASGAGAGLGGIAGLNLGAAGGGTVRPGAAGGGGLANIGDTQAAAAASAQGAAKTVKGPTGSANVGGAAVSGGNVANASSVVAGMAAGFRRCYNRGLQTDPTMKGSVRITAKIGPNGEVLSASPSGGGGLSGEVVSCVVARVQSAQFSPPEGGGATVVIPVSFVSQ, from the coding sequence ATGACGCAGACGACGACGCAGACGGGGTCCGGGACGAAGCCCGGTCAGATGACCGCAGTCATGCGGGCCATGAACCAGGCGACGGGCCCGAAGGTCCTGCGCGTCGGGGTCGTCCAGGGCGGCAAGGTGATCGAGGAGCGCATCATCAAGCAGCGCACCCACGTCACCATCGGCCCCAGCGAAAAGAGCATGTTCGTCACGCCGACCAAGAACGTGCCGCCGAGCTTCCGGCTGTTCGAGTTGGTCGGCAGCGAATACGCGCTGAACTTCCTCGAAGGCATGTCCGGTCGCATCGCGCTGAAGACCGGCGTGAGTGACCTCGCCTCGCTGAAATCCCAGGCCAAGAAGGTCAGCATCGGCCAGGTGCAGGCCTTCCAGGTGCCGCTCAGCGACGACGCCCGCGGCAAGATCGTCGTCGGCGACACGACCTTCCTCTTCCAGTTCGTCGCCGCGCCGCCGCCTCAGCCGAAGCCGCAGCTCCCCGCGTCGGTGCGCGGCGGCTTCGTCCAGTCGATCGACTGGACCACCACGATCATCGCGGCGTTCTCGTTTCTCCTGCACTTCGGCGCGGTCGGCACCATCTACTCGGACTGGATGGATCCGCTCGTCAACGACGAGGTCGACGTCGCGCAGATCCTCGAGACCGTGCGGAGCTTGCCCCCGCCGCCGCCGGTCGAGCAGCCGAAGGAGACGAACGATCAGCCGACGCAGGCCTCGACTGCGGCGGCCGAGGCGCCCAAGCCCTCGGCGGGCGCGTCCGCGGCGAAGGGCGCGGGCGGCAAGATCAGCGACACGCGCGCCTCGGCGATCGCCAACGAGCTGAACCAGCTCGACATGCAGATGCTCGGCGCCCTGAACGCCGCGGGCAACGCGACGGCCGGTGTCCTCGATCGTGGCGACGTCCCGCTCGGCCTGCTCGACAACGCGGCGGCCTCGGGCGCGGGCGCGGGCCTCGGCGGCATCGCGGGCTTGAACCTCGGCGCGGCCGGCGGCGGCACCGTGCGCCCCGGCGCGGCCGGCGGCGGCGGACTCGCGAACATCGGCGACACGCAGGCGGCGGCCGCGGCGAGCGCGCAAGGCGCGGCGAAGACGGTCAAGGGGCCGACGGGCAGCGCGAACGTCGGCGGTGCAGCGGTCTCCGGCGGCAACGTCGCGAACGCTTCCTCCGTCGTGGCCGGCATGGCCGCGGGCTTCCGGCGTTGTTACAACCGCGGCCTGCAGACCGACCCGACGATGAAGGGCTCGGTGCGCATCACCGCGAAGATCGGCCCGAACGGCGAGGTCCTCTCCGCGTCGCCCTCGGGCGGCGGTGGCCTCTCGGGCGAGGTGGTCTCGTGCGTCGTCGCACGCGTACAGAGCGCGCAGTTCTCGCCCCCCGAGGGCGGCGGCGCGACGGTCGTCATCCCCGTCTCCTTCGTCAGCCAGTGA